In the Ferribacterium limneticum genome, CCCACGAACATCAAGGGAGCTGGTGGGCAGACTGGATGCAGTGGCTGAAGCCTCGTGCCGGCGACCTGGTGCCGGCACGCCCGGCCCATGACGAGCGCCACCCTGAACTCGCGCCGGCGCCGGGCACCTACGTGCTGGAGAGCTGAACGGAACAGACGGAGACGCCTGTCATTCGGGAATTTGAACCTTGCTTGAATCCAGGATGCAATCCGGCACGCTGCGCCGACATTTAGCCCAGCAACTGGTCGCTTGCCTGGGCGACCCCGTCCGTCGCCGCATCCTGGGCATGGTGATCCTGATGACGGGGGCCGGCCTGCTGTGGATCGCCGGGGCACCGGGCCCCGACCTCCGGCACTGAGGCGCCGTACCCGGCAAAGCTTGAAGCAGTAGCGCAAACATCTGCCCTGTCATTCAACTGAAATACAAGCGTCATCAATCTGGCGTAGGTTTTGGGCAGAGGCGTTGCCAGACTTGCATCGACCTCTGCAAATCCATCCAGCTCACTCAGGAGAGGCAAAATGCCCGACACATCTTCACCGGCGAGCGCTACGGTCAAAAAAACAGTCGTCCGCAAGCGCACAACGGCCAAGAAAGAGGCGCCGGCCCAGGAAATTCCAGTGGTGCAGCCGAGCGCAACGCCCAAGAAAAGAACAACGCGCAAGGCCGGCGCCGCGTCGGTCATTTCACCCGAAGAAAGACATCACCTCGTTGCGGTGGCCGCCTATTTCATCGCCGAGCGGAGATCGTCTGCGGACAGCTCGCCGCACGATGACTGGTTGCAGGCTGAGCAGGAAATCGACGCGTTGATCGCCGCGGGAAAGATTGCCGGCTGAAGTGACTGCACAAACGAAGGCAAGCGCTTCCGGTCGCACTGACACGGAAGTCAAAACAGCGCATCCAGCAGCGAGCGCCGATACCTGGGATGACGGGGTCTGCAAAACGCTGATTGATCAACTGTGGGCGCTTCGCCGAAACATGCTGGACTACGAGCGGAAGCTGGGGGCGCTGCTCGAATGCACCTCGCCGGACTATCAGTCCAGCGCCCGCAACCTGGCCCACTATCTGGCGCTGCGCGAAACCGACCAGCGGAGCCTGCAACAGACGCTGGCCAGTCTCGGCGTTTCCTCGCTCGGACGCTCGGAATCCAACGTCCTGGCCAACCTCGACAAGGTGCTCGGGATTCTGCATCGCCTGACCGGGCAAGCCTGGCACGCCCAGTCGAAGGATGAACCGGCCGGGATTTTCACCAGCCGCAAGCTGCTTGAGCGGCACACGGCAGCGCTCTTCGGGAAGCCGCGGCCGGACCGGTCGGTGCGCATCATGGTGACCCTTCCCGCCGAAGCTGCCGACGACTACGGTCTGGTCCGGCAACTGGTCGCCTCCGGGATGGATGTCGCCCGGATCAACTGCGCTCACGACGGGCCGGAGGAATGGACGCGAATGGCCGAGCATGTGCGCCGTTCGGCCAAGGCCGAGGGACGGACAGTCAAGATACTGATGGACCTGGGCGGGCCCAAATTGCGGACCGGTTTCATCGCGTCCGGCCCGGCCGTCGTCAAGCTTCACCCTTTGCGCGACGATCTCGGCCGCGTACTGAAAGCGGCACGCCTGGGTCTTCGGCCAATCGGCAGCACCGCCCCGGTCGCGACAGCCCAGGCGCATGTGGGCGTAGACAAGGACTGGCTTGCCCACATCGAGCCCGGAGACCATCTTGATCTGAGCGACGCCCGGGGCGCCGATCGCAGCCTGCTGGTGATACACAAGGATGAGTCTGGCGTCCTGGCCGAATGCGCCAAGACGGTTTACCTGACGCCTGAAAGCCGCCTCAAGCGGCGACGCAAGTCCGGTCGCGCCCACAAGGCCGGCCCGATCGAGGTGCCGCCGCGGGAGGGCATCCTCTATCTGGCGCGAGGCGACATGCTGCGCCTCGTCCGGAAAGGCGTTGGTCAATCGATGCCAGCGCGCTGGAGCAATGGCGGCCATGCCCTGCCCAGTGTGGCCTGCACCCTGCCGGAGGTATTCGAGCAGGTTTGCGTCGGCGAGCGGATATGGTTCGACGATGGTCGCATTGGCGGCGTCATCCGAGCAGTCGAAGCGAGCGGAATGGAAGTTGAAATAACCCATGCCAGGGACGGTGGCGAGAAACTGCCCGGCGACAAGGGGATCAACCTCCCCGACAGCCAGCTCAATTTGCCCGCCTTGACCGCGAAGGACATTCAGGATCTGACCGTCGTCGCGAAACTGGCCGATCTGGTCGGCTTGTCATTCGTGCAACGGGCCGCCGATGTTGAAACCCTGCGCTCACATCTGCGCGATCTCGGCGTACCGGAGCTCGGCATCGTGCTCAAGATCGAAACCCGGCGCGGCTTCGAGAACCTGCCCGAGCTGCTGTTTGCGGCCATGGCGAGCAAGACGGCGGGGGTGATGATTGCTCGCGGCGACCTGGCCGTCGAATGCGGTTATGAGCGGATGGCGGAAGTCCAGGAGGAAATCCTCTGGGCCTCCGAAGCGGCCCACATGCCGGTGATCTGGGCCACCCAGGTGCTCGAGACCCTGGCCAAGACCGGTTTGCCTTCCCGGGCCGAAATCACCGATGCGGCGATGGGCGTGCGGGCGGAATGCGTCATGCTCAACAAGGGGCCGTACATCATCGAGGCCATGCGAACGCTCGACGATATCCTGCAACGCATGCAATTCCATCAAGCCAAGAAGCAACCCCTGCTGCGGGCACTGCACGCCTGGGATGGAACGCGTGACAACTTTAGCGACTGATGCCGTGTCACCGGCAGCCGAGCACCCGGTGGGCCACCGGGAAACGCCCCTCCCCGCTGCTGAAACCGATCCGCCGAGCGGTGTCGCGCTGCAGCTCTGTGGCCGAGGCGAGATCACGCTGGAGAGCACCGTTGGCGAATTGCTCTCCCACGAATGCACGCTGTCGCCCGCGGTCAATGGACAGGAAGTCGACGAGCTCTTTCGCGAACGGCCTGAACTGCCCGGCGTGATCATTGCAGAAGGCAGCGCCGTGGTCGCGGTGATCTCGCGCCAGCGCTGGCTGGAGGAGCTCTCGCAGCCATTTCGCGCCGAATTGTATTTGAACCATACGGTCGAGCGCGCCGTCGCCAAGATGAGTACCGACTACCTGCTCCTGAGCGCCGACACCCCCGTCCATGCGGCAGCAGATCGGGCCCTGGCACGCAACAGCAGCGCCCTGTTCGCCCCCATCGTGGTCGACTTCGGCGATGGCCGGCATCGCCTGCTGGATTCGCATCTCCTGTTCATGGCGCAGTCGAGAATGTTCGCCCTCTCCCGCGAACGTTCGGACTCGCTACGGCAAGATGTCGAGGCTTACGCCCGGGAACTCGAACAGACGCTCGCCCACCTTCGGGAAGCCCAGAACGACCTGGTCGAAGCCCGGCGCATGGCGGCGCTGGCCAGGATGGTGGCGGGCATGTCCCATGAAATCAACACACCGGTAGGCATCGCCTTGACCGCCGTCACTCACCTTGAAGAATCCATTGCCGGGCTGAAACAGACGGTGCAGGAAGGCAAGCTGCGTCGCTCTGAAATGGAGCGTTTCCTGGCCAGCGCCGGCGAGAGCATCGTTCTGGCGCGCGCCAATGTGCAGCGAGCCGGCGAGCTGGTGCGGAGCTTCAAGCGGGTCGCCGTTGATGAGTCGAGCGAAGCTCGCCGCCAGTTCGATCTTGCCAACTATCTTTCCGAGGTCATTCTGAGCCTGCGCCCGCTGCTCAA is a window encoding:
- a CDS encoding DUF2934 domain-containing protein encodes the protein MPDTSSPASATVKKTVVRKRTTAKKEAPAQEIPVVQPSATPKKRTTRKAGAASVISPEERHHLVAVAAYFIAERRSSADSSPHDDWLQAEQEIDALIAAGKIAG
- a CDS encoding sensor histidine kinase, coding for MTTLATDAVSPAAEHPVGHRETPLPAAETDPPSGVALQLCGRGEITLESTVGELLSHECTLSPAVNGQEVDELFRERPELPGVIIAEGSAVVAVISRQRWLEELSQPFRAELYLNHTVERAVAKMSTDYLLLSADTPVHAAADRALARNSSALFAPIVVDFGDGRHRLLDSHLLFMAQSRMFALSRERSDSLRQDVEAYARELEQTLAHLREAQNDLVEARRMAALARMVAGMSHEINTPVGIALTAVTHLEESIAGLKQTVQEGKLRRSEMERFLASAGESIVLARANVQRAGELVRSFKRVAVDESSEARRQFDLANYLSEVILSLRPLLKRLPHQVVVDCPAGIALDSYPGALAQVLSNLMMNAVEHAFAEGQAGVISIECRKFDDSVEITFSDDGNGIPEADQEHLFEPFFTTRGNTGGSGLGLHIVFNLVSKVLKGTIACCSRPGQGTSFHIRIPLSATS
- a CDS encoding pyruvate kinase, coding for MTAQTKASASGRTDTEVKTAHPAASADTWDDGVCKTLIDQLWALRRNMLDYERKLGALLECTSPDYQSSARNLAHYLALRETDQRSLQQTLASLGVSSLGRSESNVLANLDKVLGILHRLTGQAWHAQSKDEPAGIFTSRKLLERHTAALFGKPRPDRSVRIMVTLPAEAADDYGLVRQLVASGMDVARINCAHDGPEEWTRMAEHVRRSAKAEGRTVKILMDLGGPKLRTGFIASGPAVVKLHPLRDDLGRVLKAARLGLRPIGSTAPVATAQAHVGVDKDWLAHIEPGDHLDLSDARGADRSLLVIHKDESGVLAECAKTVYLTPESRLKRRRKSGRAHKAGPIEVPPREGILYLARGDMLRLVRKGVGQSMPARWSNGGHALPSVACTLPEVFEQVCVGERIWFDDGRIGGVIRAVEASGMEVEITHARDGGEKLPGDKGINLPDSQLNLPALTAKDIQDLTVVAKLADLVGLSFVQRAADVETLRSHLRDLGVPELGIVLKIETRRGFENLPELLFAAMASKTAGVMIARGDLAVECGYERMAEVQEEILWASEAAHMPVIWATQVLETLAKTGLPSRAEITDAAMGVRAECVMLNKGPYIIEAMRTLDDILQRMQFHQAKKQPLLRALHAWDGTRDNFSD